From a single Bacteroidia bacterium genomic region:
- a CDS encoding cohesin domain-containing protein translates to MQLFSPRSLIFTLLSAWFLGGLSPYAHGQASLVADIVPGIGGSSLAYLTNVNGTLYFRATDVTNGTELWKSDGTTAGTVRVKDIYPGSVGSSPTYLINVNGTLYFRASDGTTGQELWKSDGTAAGTVLVKDINPGSGSSSPNYLTNVNGTLYFAANDGTNGNELWKSDGTAVGTVLVKDINPGSGNSSPYYLINVNGTLYFNANDGTTGQELWKSDGTAAGTVRVKDISPGIGGSSLAYLTNVNGTLYFSATDGTNGIELWKSDGTAAGTVLVKDINPSGSSSPQYLTDVNGTLYFAANDGTNGFELWKSDGTAAGTVLVKDINPSGSSSLNGFTDMNGTLYFSAHDGTNGNELWKSDGTAAGTVQVQDINPGSGHSYPYYLTNVNGTLYFSANDGTNGQELWKSDGTAAGTVLVQDINPGSGHSYPAYLTDVNGTLYFRADDGTNGTELWKAGAPAATDLEFVVGTGTAGPSNTITVPVSVNNFTGIGTYQGTITFDPAVLSVASVNALNLPATSSFGLPGQGSVPNDALTFVWYESTLTPATVADGTTVIEVTFTVSPGATTGFTDIEIDGSVTPLGYATDLTATSLSTPLVTQGGLQIDADAPTTQTASISSNNANSASLATVGDVITLVFTTSEAPAVTPVVTIVEGGAGVVTVSGSGTSWTATKTVATGGDGLVTFSIEIEDIYGNSSTLSATTDASSVTVDTEDPTITCPATINQNNDPGNCTAVVTFTTPTGNDNLAGYSVTQTGGPASGAAFPVGTTSVTFTVTDAAGNTTDCSFDVIITDNEAPVVLTQPVTVELDVNGQASIVPADVDNVSYDQCGIATRTLDIDQFDCTDVGTPVTVTLTVTDVNGNVASNTAVVTVVANPVIGLSGGAYYALATVSTPIPGVVWDINGDDGPLSTTGSTFSFLATPCGTTNDIGANKIDDAATNNGVDVNDAVDIVKHILLIQPFASPYQRIAADVDATTSINVLDVIQVLRKIANIKQYFTNPVTQVEDAIWTFIPSDYVFANPSNPFPFETRRTYISPSPATGQDFNGVKLGDVNNSWNPAVLRHTAPADSFYFAMDDAGVLPGERITIPVRVRDFADIAGYQFTMNWDASVLAYRGVTPRALDGVYGTAEAGKGRITAAWVDMAGQGVTLSDGTVAFELQFEVVGAWGSETSFEMTSEITLTKGVKNDDTELGIGIATGKIEVGGSATGIDPYELKGYSLGQNVPNPFTAETTLNFSLGQAEEVQIEIYNVTGQLVKSFSGKYPAGQHELIWNGSSDSGHEVSQGIYMVNLQAGGYVSAIRVMKMR, encoded by the coding sequence ATGCAATTATTCTCCCCACGATCGCTCATTTTTACCCTGCTCTCCGCCTGGTTTCTGGGCGGATTATCCCCTTACGCTCACGGCCAGGCCTCCCTGGTTGCGGATATTGTTCCCGGAATTGGGGGCAGTTCTCTCGCCTATCTTACGAATGTGAATGGCACGCTGTATTTTCGGGCCACTGACGTTACGAATGGCACTGAATTGTGGAAAAGCGACGGGACGACTGCTGGAACGGTACGGGTGAAGGATATTTATCCCGGAAGTGTGGGCAGTTCTCCCACCTATCTCATCAATGTGAACGGCACGCTGTATTTTCGGGCCTCTGACGGTACGACTGGCCAGGAACTGTGGAAAAGCGACGGTACGGCTGCGGGCACGGTACTGGTAAAGGATATTAATCCCGGAAGTGGGAGCAGTTCGCCCAACTATCTTACCAATGTGAACGGCACGCTGTATTTTGCGGCCAATGACGGTACGAATGGCAATGAACTGTGGAAAAGCGACGGTACGGCGGTCGGAACGGTATTAGTGAAGGATATTAATCCCGGAAGTGGGAACAGTTCTCCCTACTATCTCATCAATGTGAACGGCACGCTGTATTTTAATGCCAATGACGGTACGACTGGCCAGGAACTGTGGAAAAGCGACGGGACGGCTGCTGGAACGGTACGGGTAAAGGACATTAGTCCCGGAATTGGGGGCAGTTCTCTCGCCTATCTTACGAATGTGAACGGCACGCTGTATTTTAGTGCTACTGACGGTACGAATGGCATTGAACTGTGGAAAAGCGACGGTACGGCTGCCGGAACGGTACTGGTAAAGGATATTAATCCCAGTGGGAGCAGTAGTCCCCAGTATCTTACGGATGTGAACGGCACGCTGTATTTTGCGGCCAATGACGGAACGAATGGCTTTGAACTGTGGAAAAGCGACGGTACGGCGGCCGGAACGGTACTGGTAAAGGATATTAATCCCAGTGGGAGCAGTAGTCTCAACGGCTTTACGGATATGAACGGCACGCTGTATTTTAGTGCCCATGACGGAACGAATGGCAATGAACTGTGGAAAAGCGACGGTACTGCGGCCGGCACGGTGCAGGTGCAGGATATTAATCCCGGAAGTGGGCATAGTTATCCCTACTATCTCACCAATGTGAACGGCACGCTGTATTTTAGTGCCAATGACGGTACGAATGGCCAGGAACTGTGGAAAAGCGACGGTACGGCTGCCGGGACGGTACTGGTGCAGGATATTAATCCCGGAAGTGGGCATAGTTATCCCGCCTATCTTACCGATGTGAACGGCACGCTGTATTTTCGCGCCGATGACGGAACGAATGGCACTGAACTGTGGAAAGCCGGCGCGCCAGCGGCGACGGATCTGGAGTTTGTGGTGGGCACCGGCACTGCAGGTCCCAGCAACACGATCACCGTTCCGGTGTCGGTCAATAACTTCACCGGCATTGGCACCTATCAGGGTACGATCACCTTTGACCCTGCGGTGCTGAGTGTGGCTTCGGTCAACGCCCTCAACCTCCCGGCTACGAGCTCCTTCGGCCTTCCGGGTCAGGGCAGTGTGCCCAACGACGCGCTGACCTTTGTCTGGTACGAGTCCACGCTGACGCCCGCCACCGTCGCCGACGGCACTACCGTCATCGAAGTTACCTTCACAGTCTCCCCCGGCGCGACGACCGGCTTCACCGATATCGAGATCGACGGGTCTGTAACCCCGCTGGGTTATGCCACAGATCTGACGGCGACAAGCCTGTCCACGCCGCTGGTTACCCAGGGCGGCCTCCAGATCGATGCCGATGCGCCCACGACGCAGACAGCGAGCATTTCGAGCAATAATGCCAACTCGGCGTCCCTGGCGACCGTGGGCGATGTGATCACGCTCGTATTCACGACCTCGGAAGCCCCTGCGGTAACGCCCGTGGTAACGATTGTGGAAGGCGGCGCAGGCGTCGTAACGGTCAGTGGTTCGGGCACTTCGTGGACGGCCACCAAAACGGTAGCCACCGGCGGCGACGGGCTGGTTACTTTCTCCATTGAAATTGAAGATATCTATGGCAATAGCAGCACGCTGAGTGCCACGACCGATGCGAGCAGTGTCACGGTCGATACCGAAGATCCGACCATCACCTGTCCGGCGACGATCAACCAAAACAACGATCCGGGCAACTGCACTGCGGTGGTTACTTTCACCACCCCGACCGGCAACGACAACCTGGCGGGCTACAGCGTAACCCAAACCGGCGGCCCGGCTTCGGGTGCGGCTTTCCCGGTCGGTACGACGAGCGTTACTTTTACGGTCACCGATGCGGCCGGCAATACGACGGACTGTAGTTTTGATGTGATCATCACCGACAATGAGGCGCCCGTGGTTCTGACCCAGCCGGTCACGGTCGAACTGGATGTCAACGGTCAGGCCAGCATCGTGCCTGCCGATGTGGACAATGTTTCCTACGATCAGTGTGGCATCGCCACGCGGACCCTGGACATCGACCAGTTTGACTGTACGGATGTGGGTACCCCGGTAACGGTTACCCTGACCGTAACGGATGTCAATGGCAATGTGGCTTCGAATACTGCGGTAGTAACGGTGGTAGCCAACCCGGTGATCGGCTTGTCGGGTGGGGCGTATTATGCGCTGGCGACGGTTTCGACACCGATACCAGGCGTGGTCTGGGATATCAACGGCGATGATGGTCCTTTGTCAACGACGGGTTCGACCTTCAGTTTCCTGGCCACCCCATGTGGAACCACCAATGATATTGGTGCCAACAAGATCGACGATGCGGCCACCAACAACGGGGTAGATGTCAATGATGCGGTGGATATCGTGAAACATATTCTGCTGATCCAGCCCTTTGCCAGCCCCTACCAGCGGATCGCGGCAGACGTGGATGCCACGACCTCGATCAACGTACTGGACGTGATTCAGGTGCTCAGGAAAATTGCGAATATCAAGCAGTACTTCACCAACCCGGTTACGCAGGTGGAAGATGCGATCTGGACGTTTATTCCGAGCGACTATGTATTTGCGAACCCCTCGAACCCCTTCCCGTTTGAGACCCGCCGTACGTATATCTCCCCTTCTCCGGCGACCGGACAGGACTTTAACGGCGTGAAGCTGGGTGATGTAAACAATAGCTGGAACCCGGCAGTATTGCGTCATACAGCACCAGCCGACTCCTTCTACTTTGCGATGGATGATGCAGGGGTACTTCCCGGCGAGCGGATTACGATCCCGGTACGGGTGAGAGACTTTGCGGATATCGCGGGTTATCAGTTTACGATGAACTGGGATGCGAGTGTGCTGGCTTACCGGGGCGTAACCCCACGGGCACTTGATGGCGTGTACGGAACGGCAGAAGCGGGCAAAGGGAGAATCACCGCAGCCTGGGTGGACATGGCCGGACAGGGCGTAACGCTGAGCGACGGAACGGTAGCCTTCGAACTGCAGTTTGAGGTTGTGGGTGCCTGGGGCAGCGAAACGAGCTTTGAGATGACCTCCGAAATTACCCTGACCAAAGGCGTCAAAAATGACGACACCGAGCTGGGCATCGGCATTGCTACCGGAAAAATCGAAGTAGGCGGATCGGCGACGGGCATTGACCCCTATGAGCTGAAAGGCTACAGTCTGGGGCAGAATGTACCCAACCCCTTCACGGCAGAAACGACCCTGAATTTCTCCCTCGGACAGGCAGAAGAAGTACAGATTGAAATCTACAATGTAACGGGCCAGTTGGTGAAAAGCTTCAGCGGCAAATACCCCGCAGGGCAGCACGAACTGATCTGGAACGGAAGCAGCGACAGCGGACACGAAGTCAGTCAGGGCATCTATATGGTCAACCTCCAGGCAGGCGGATATGTCTCAGCGATCAGGGTGATGAAGATGCGGTAA